Proteins encoded together in one Impatiens glandulifera chromosome 1, dImpGla2.1, whole genome shotgun sequence window:
- the LOC124920431 gene encoding acetolactate synthase 2, chloroplastic-like, whose amino-acid sequence MSAAAAAATTHPSIANPFSIATSKSSNFIPSFSLPISHSKSSLRRRLIISNIISGSNPAPPITISPPEPFKSRFAPNEPRKGSDVLVEALEREGVTNVFAYPGGASMEIHQALTRSKTIRNILPRHEQGGVFAAEGYARASGIPGVCIATSGPGATNLVSGLADALLDSVPLIAITGQVPRRMIGTDAFQETPIVEVTRSITKHNYLVLDVEDIPRIVKEAFFLASSGRPGPVLIDIPKDIQQQLVVPNWDQPMSLPGYTSRLPKPPNPTHLEQIIRLISESKKPVLYVGGGCLNSSEELKKFVELTGIPVASTLMGLGSYPCTEDLSLHMLGMHGTYYANYAVDKADLLLAFGVRFDDRVTGKLEAFASRAKIVHIDIDSAEIGKNKQPHVSVCGDIKLALTGLNEIIETKQVDSKLDFSQWRNELQEQKTKFPLTYKTFGDSIPPQYAIQLLDELTEGNAIVSTGVGQHQMWAAQHYKYRNPRQWLTSSGLGAMGFGLPSAMGSAVAKPDSIIVDIDGDGSFMMNVQELATIRVENLPVKIMLLNNQHLGMVVQWEDRFYKANRAHTYLGNPENESEIFPNMLKFAEACDVPAARVSKIGDLRAAIQKMLDTPGPYLLDVIVPHQEHVLPMIPSGGAFKDVINEGDGRIKY is encoded by the coding sequence ATGTcggccgccgccgccgccgccaccACTCATCCTTCAATCGCCAATCCATTCTCCATCGCCACCTCCAAATCTTCCAATTTCATACCCTCATTCTCCCTTCCAATCTCTCATTCCAAATCATCTCTTCGCCGCCGCCTCATAATCTCAAATATCATTTCCGGATCCAATCCAGCACCACCCATCACAATCTCCCCACCTGAACCATTCAAATCCAGATTCGCTCCAAACGAACCCAGAAAAGGGTCTGACGTCCTCGTTGAAGCTCTTGAAAGAGAAGGTGTAACAAATGTATTCGCTTACCCAGGCGGTGCATCAATGGAGATCCATCAAGCTTTAACTCGATCCAAAACAATCAGAAACATTCTCCCTCGTCATGAACAGGGTGGAGTTTTTGCTGCAGAGGGTTACGCTAGAGCTTCCGGCATTCCCGGAGTTTGCATCGCTACCTCCGGCCCCGGCGCTACTAATCTCGTCAGTGGCCTTGCTGATGCTTTACTTGATAGCGTTCCATTAATCGCGATAACAGGACAAGTTCCTAGAAGAATGATTGGAACTGATGCGTTTCAGGAAACACCCATTGTTGAGGTAACGAGATCGATTACTAAACATAATTATCTTGTTCTTGATGTTGAAGATATACCCAGGATTGTTAAAGAAGCTTTCTTTTTAGCTTCTTCTGGTAGACCTGGACCTGTTTTAATTGATATACCTAAAGATATTCAACAACAGCTTGTAGTACCAAATTGGGATCAACCCATGAGCTTACCTGGTTATACATCGAGATTACCTAAACCACCAAACCCTACCCATTTAGAACAGATCATTAGATTGATATCCGAGTCGAAAAAACCAGTTCTTTACGTGGGTGGTGGTTGTTTGAATTCCAGTGAAGAGCTGAAGAAATTCGTTGAACTTACAGGAATTCCAGTTGCTAGTACCTTAATGGGTCTTGGATCATACCCATGTACTGAAGATTTATCGCTTCATATGTTAGGAATGCACGGAACCTATTACGCGAATTACGCAGTCGATAAAGCCGATCTTTTACTAGCGTTTGGTGTTCGATTCGACGATAGGGTTACAGGTAAGCTCGAGGCTTTTGCCAGCAGGGCGAAGATTGTTCATATCGATATTGATTCAGCTGAAATTGGTAAGAACAAGCAGCCTCACGTGTCTGTTTGTGGTGACATTAAGTTAGCTTTAACAGGATTAAACGAGATTATCGAAACTAAACAAGTAGACAGTAAGCTCGATTTTTCTCAATGGAGAAACGAGCTTCAAGAACAAAAGACGAAGTTCCCTTTAACCTATAAAACATTCGGAGACTCGATTCCTCCTCAATACGCGATTCAGCTTCTCGACGAATTAACCGAAGGAAATGCGATTGTAAGTACGGGCGTCGGTCAGCATCAAATGTGGGCTGCTCAACATTACAAATACCGTAATCCTCGTCAATGGTTGACTTCTAGCGGTTTAGGGGCGATGGGTTTCGGTTTACCTTCTGCGATGGGATCTGCAGTTGCTAAACCTGATTCGATTATTGTTGATATTGATGGGGATGGAAGTTTTATGATGAATGTTCAGGAATTAGCGACAATTCGAGTGGAAAACCTTCCGGTTAAGATAATGTTGTTAAATAATCAGCATTTGGGGATGGTTGTTCAATGGGAGGATCGCTTTTACAAAGCGAACCGGGCTCATACTTATTTAGGAAACCCTGAGAATGAATCGGAGATATTTCCGAATATGTTGAAGTTTGCGGAGGCTTGTGATGTACCAGCTGCTAGGGTTTCGAAGATTGGGGATTTGAGGGCGGCGATTCAGAAGATGTTGGATACTCCAGGACCTTATTTGTTGGATGTGATAGTTCCTCATCAAGAACATGTCTTGCCTATGATTCCAAGTGGTGGTGCTTTCAAAGATGTTATTAATGAAGGTGATGGAAGAATAAAGTATTGA